In Sander lucioperca isolate FBNREF2018 chromosome 21, SLUC_FBN_1.2, whole genome shotgun sequence, the following proteins share a genomic window:
- the atp5pd gene encoding ATP synthase subunit d, mitochondrial, whose amino-acid sequence MAGRRVALKTIDWVAFAERVPPNQRTMFNNLKTRSDAVAAKLTSLPEKPAVIDWSYYRSAVDKAGMVDEFEKKFISLKVPEPVDTQTALINAQEAEANTTAAAYIEASKGRIAQYEKELDKFRNMIPFDQMTIEDLNDTFPETKLDKEKHPYWPHKPIAEL is encoded by the exons atggctgggaGACGAGTTGCACTGAAGACCATTGACTGGGTGGCTTTTGCAGAGAGGGTGCCGCCCAACCAGAGGACCATGTTTAATAACCTGAAGACACGGAGTGATGCTGTTGCTGCAAA GCTCACCTCTCTGCCAGAGAAACCCGCTGTAATTGACTGGAGCTACTACAGATCTGCTGTGGATAAAGCAGGCATGGTGGATGAGTTTGAAAAGAAG TTCATCAGCCTGAAGGTTCCTGAGCCTGTAGACACTCAGACAGCTCTTATCAATGCACAGGAGGCGGAAGCG AACACAACAGCTGCTGCCTACATCGAAGCATCCAAAGGTCGTATTGCCCAGTATGAGAAAGAG CTGGACAAATTCCGGAACATGATTCCCTTCGACCAGATGACCATCGAAGACCTGAACGACACTTTCCCAGAAACAAAGCTGGACAAAGAGAAACATCCTTACTGGCCACACAAACCCATTGCTGAACTGTAA